A genomic window from Pecten maximus chromosome 4, xPecMax1.1, whole genome shotgun sequence includes:
- the LOC117325367 gene encoding LOW QUALITY PROTEIN: transcription factor SOX-11-like (The sequence of the model RefSeq protein was modified relative to this genomic sequence to represent the inferred CDS: deleted 1 base in 1 codon), translating to MVPQNSPASQASGNFGSQQIDPESHTPYTDATQCKKASNHVKRPMNAFMVWSQIERRRISEVSPDMHNAEISKRLGKRWKLLTETERQPYIEEAERLRLLHMQEYPDYKYRPRKKAKPVGKPESGKVTKSSSKHRHDKHRQKTVNRGFLNATNNLNVNTANADSRLRLKLTIDKKFKDSIKASRHVPVSSCQLTPPAKVPSSPSVYSPPTPESTSFYPEEIYDTPAASPQEEPAKTSLPHHAPSQHGDGSSLADLDNLTDVLQMPTNWQLELGNLDLSKLADTDLPNFDIQQAHHTCHVSSAMSTSSNGSHFEFPDYSTPEVSEMIGLENEWLDISVLGSIAAH from the exons ATGGTTCCACAGAATAGTCCGGCGAGCCAGGCGTCCGGTAATTTTGGTTCTCAACAGATCGATCCTGAATCACATACTCCATACACAGATGCGACTCAATGCAAAAAAGCATCGAATCATGTGAAGCGCCCTATGAACGCTTTCATGGTATGGTCTCAAATCGAAAGGAGACGGATCTCCGAAGTGTCCCCGGATATGCATAATGCTGAGATTAGTAAAAGACTGGGAAAGCGGTGGAAGTTGTTGACGGAGACCGAACGACAGCCATACATCGAGGAGGCGGAGAGACTTCGATTACTACACATGCAGGAGTATCCTGATTACAAATACCGTCCAAGGAAAAAAGCAAAACCAGTCGGAAAACCTGAAAGTGGAAAAGTGACCAAGAGCTCAAGTAAACACAGGCATGACAAACACAGACAAAAAACAGTGAACAGGGGATTTTTAAACGCCACGAACAATCTCAATGTGAACACTGCTAATGCAGACAGTCGACTGCGGCTTAAGCTGACAATTGACAAAAAGTTTAAAGACAGTATAAAAGCGAGTCGACATGTGCCTGTGTCTTCCTGTCAACTCACCCCTCCCGCCAAAGTGCCGTCCAGCCCATCGGTGTACTCTCCCCCGACCCCCGAGTCCACGAGCTTCTACCCAGAGGAAATCTACGACACCCCGGCA GCGTCTCCCCAGGAGGAGCCGGCTAAGACCAGTCTACCTCACCATGCCCCCTCCCAACACGGGGACGGGTCCTCCTTAGCTGATCTCGACAATCTCACAGACGTGTTACAAATGCCTACAAACTGGCAGCTTGAACTCGGGAATCTGGATCTCAGCAAATTAGCTGATACAGACTTGCCAAACTTTGATATACAACAGGCCCACCATACCTGTCATGTCTCCAGTGCTATGTCCACGTCAAGTAACGGATCACATTTTGAATTCCCGGATTATTCCACGCCAGAGGTGTCCGAAATGATCGGTCTGGAAAATGAGTGGTTGGACATTTCAGTGCTGGGGTCGATTGCGGCCCACTAG